The following proteins are encoded in a genomic region of Necator americanus strain Aroian chromosome II, whole genome shotgun sequence:
- a CDS encoding hypothetical protein (NECATOR_CHRII.G7034.T2), protein MVRPNQKTPFRSIEEADIQYHVIFRDCIISRRKSGSSSDDEEEAVSTGTKPITVRKSIYSDDEDDGTCDRVGGVGVLVKTSIAENIDSFEQLATRIGRLQMRRCGPTPVLTIFVPYAPTSSYEGDVEAFYMDLEKSYREDHTFYKVIVGDFNANTGPRRTKRKGCIGTHGLQWNEQGENLSEFIMTTKTIHGNSQFQNLLSTQDVGVTRRRDLFVTLAGFWEDSAVDGEYDRLVEHLHDCTKKTESFKTTKERLSLETLELIRQRGAARAAGNQELTSELARLCREAIKEDLKERRAQVLAETAVAGKSIRYARRDFASGKTRMTALRNPKETATALRRGMGKIIYDFYSDLFDKHVYLPPHHLREDGHVIP, encoded by the exons ATGGTCCGCCCTAATCAGAAAACACCATTTCGCTCGATTGAAGAGGCTGATATCCAGTATCACGTGATTTTTCGAGATTGCATCATTTCTCG GCGCAAAAGCGGTTCATCGTCCGATGACGAGGAAGAAGCTGTCTCAACTGGAACAAAACCTATAACAGTAAGGAAGTCAATCTACTCGGACGATGAGGATGATG gaacatgcgacagagttggtggagttggcgtcctcgtcaaaaCAAGTATAGCagagaacatcgactctttcgaacaacttgcgacccgaatcggacgtctgcagATGAGAAggtgtggtccaacaccagttttgactatcttcgtcccttacgctccaacatcaagctacgaaggagatgtcgaagctttctatatggacctagagaAGTCCTACAGAGAAGACCAcactttctacaaggtcattgttggtgattttaacGCCAACACTGGCCCCAGAAGAACGAAGAGAAAAGGGTGTATCggaacccacggcctacaatggaacgaacaAGGAGAGAATCTTTCtgagtttatcatgacgactaagactaTTCATGGAAACTCGCAGTTCCAGAACCTCCTCTCTACGcaggacgtgggagtcacccggaggagg GATCTTTTCGtaacgctagccggcttttgggaagattccgcagtGGACGGGGAATACgatcggctcgttgaacatcttcatgactgcacgaagaagactgagagttttaaaaccaccaaggaacgcctgtctcttgaaactcttgagctgatacgccagcgtggagcagcacgagccgcagggaaccaagaactcacgtccgagctcgcaaggctttgcagagaggcgataaaggaagaccttaaagagagaagagcacaAGTGTTGGCTGAAACTGCAgtggcggggaaaagcatccgctatgcccgtcgagacttcgccagtggcaagacgaggatgactgctctccggaacccaaaggaaACAGCCACTGCATTGAGAAGGGGGATGGGGAAAATCATCTatgacttctactctgatctcttcgacaaaCATGTCTACTTGCCTCCTCATCATCttagggaagacggacatgttaTTCCatag
- a CDS encoding hypothetical protein (NECATOR_CHRII.G7035.T2) has product MRKLLVFCTAIAHLCSSEPLSISEQMKFPWMENLVHLPFPEENNTTEVTQMLAKYPSTLRPFINATAIIVSRSRENRIEDEVITDEDVADVNDDDEAHKVNTARYDGKTTTITISTEAGTELYQHWLENAPDYLKTAHQTCAKGAKTVQAHAKCVVVLLDAELKYQKWNAKFGMAKRIGRVHNGFGYGAKNSKRWIKKVVKKPTRPFERERFQPHRKNMGLHQIPLLENGQSKDNPSDKMHSLSKEYFPTENGWVGAFKLRAKRSVDQTSSKLGGKVERVSPEQRSSYNLLQEEQLSPLALLAKKLIHTVRTFKNKGKEYKSWQKIVAEIKEEGEKLKKKKKVKKMLEQRFDLFKRTLGDEGIDKSLMKKMDFLGNDDEDEMETIMLKAKEQEKVMSVDEKMMQMPVKIIREGLKLGMALSGRNVSNFDNKNLRLISPRLLSLVPENIDEDTMNLLSPSLFSLHNEGRGLEDDLSLARAFKYFDEQGHQEWLNFVIEAAGVSDAILKMKDTNDAEGRRQMDEEFRSKDGQPLYFTKENVTEMYGPSERKKIEVFEELQRSLSPEQILTMNTTGYATMSPQQLDMVYGPSSPFKDPSAIERLEHLSASEIHQAVEQTIRGVADQTIHFKAQRKKDIVLTPLVLQNVIRNPALLSQPLVLSPVLFVSAIYSPAIFGAVILSPWAFVPILVSPRILSPVVLSPLLLSPVVLSPLALDPLILSPGALTAFVLSPFVLSPFILSPVALAPLILSPFCLSPFILIPNVLSPLILSPFVLSPLILSPVAVSAFVLSPYALSPVIASPGKFFAAVLSPTWLS; this is encoded by the exons ATGAGAAAACTTCTGGTATTTTGCACAG CGATTGCCCACCTATGCAGTTCTGAACCTTTGAGTATTAGTGAGCAGATGAAGTTTCCTTGGATGGAAAATCTCGTTCATTTGCCTTTTCCggaagaaaataatacaaCTGAGGTGACACAAATGCTAGCGAAGTACCCTTCTACGCTACGACCCTTCATTAATGCGACAGCAATCATTGTATCAAGGAGCAGAGAGAACAGGATAGAG GATGAAGTTATAACGGACGAGGATGTGGCGGACgtcaacgacgacgacgaagcTCATAAAGTGAATACCGCGCGCTATGATGGAAAGACAACCACAATAACTATTTCCACTGAAGCTGGAACTGAGCTCTACCAACACTG gCTTGAAAACGCTCCCGATTATCTAAAAACAGCTCATCAAACATGTGCTAAAGGTGCGAAAACTGTGCAGGCCCACGCAAAGTGTGTTGTGGTTCTTCTCGATGCTGAACTTAAGTACCAAAAATGGAACGCTAAGTTTGGAATGGCAAAACGGATAG GTCGAGTGCATAATGGATTTGGCTATGGAGCCAAGAATTCAAAGCGATGGATTAAAAAAGTCGTGAAGAAACCTACACGACcttttgaaagagaaagattTCAACCACATCGAAAAAACATGGGTCTTCATCAGATTCCACTGCTTGAAAATGGGCAAAGCAAGGATAACCCATCTGATAAG ATGCACAGCCTGTCGAAGGAGTACTTCCCAACTGAGAACGGCTGGGTGGGTGCATTCAAGTTGCGAGCGAAACGATCTGTGGATCAGACGTCGTCGAAGCTGGGAGGAAAAGTTGAGCGGGTTAGCCCAGAGCAAAGGAGCAGCTACAACCTGCTGCAAg AAGAACAACTCTCTCCACTTGCATTGCTGGCGAAGAAGTTGATCCACACTGTTCGAACCTTTAAGAATAAAGGCAAAGAGTACAAGAG TTGGCAGAAAATAGTGGCCGAGATCAAGGAAGAAGGGGagaaactgaagaagaaaaagaaagttaagAAAATGCTAGAACAAAGATTCGATCTTTTCAAGAGGACGCTGGGTGATGAGGGCATCGATAAGAGTTTGATGAAA AAGATGGATTTTCTGGGGAACGATGACGAAGACGAGATGGAAACGATTATGCTAAAAGCAAAAGAGCAAGAGAAAGTAATGAGTGTCGACGAGAAAATGATGCAGATGCCAGTCAAGATCATTCGAGAAG GGTTGAAATTGGGCATGGCATTATCAGGGCGTAACGTCTCAAATTTCGATAACAAGAACCTTAGGCTGATTTCTCCTCGGCTCCTTTCGCTTGTCCCTGAAAACATAGATGAAGACACG ATGAACCTGCTTTCTCCATCGCTTTTCTCACTGCACAACGAAGGCAGAGGTCTGGAAGATGACCTCAGTTTAGCGAGAGcgttcaaatattttgacGAACAAGGACACCAGGAATGGTTGAACTTTGTTATTGAAGCTGCTGGAGTTTCCGATGCCATACTAAAAATGAAG GACACCAACGATGCGGAGGGAAGAAGACAAATGGATGAGGAGTTCCGGAGTAAGGACGGACAACCACTATATTTTACAAAGGAGAATGTGACAGAAATGTACGGTCCCAGTGAACGGAAGAAGATTGAAGTTTTTGAGGAATTGCAGCGTTCCCTTTCGCCAGAGCAG atCCTCACAATGAACACCACTGGATATGCTACGATGAGCCCACAACAACTGGATATGGTTTACGGTCCTAGCTCTCCTTTTAAAGATCCATCCGCAATTGAACGTCTTGAGCACTTATCCGCTTCTGAAATTCACCAAGCAGTGGAGCAAACGATCAGAGGCGTGGCGGATCAGACGATTCATTTCAAGGCACAGCGAAAGAAAGACATTGTACTAACGCCTCTGGTGCTTCAGAATGTGATTCGCAATCCCGCCCTTCTTTCCCAGCCCCTCGTCCTCTCGCCGGTGCTTTTTGTCAGTGCCATCTACTCACCTGCTATCTTCGGTGCTGTCATCCTTTCCCCTTGGGCTTTTGTCCCAATCCTCGTCTCACCCCGTATCTTGTCTCCCGTTGTCCTCTCCCCACTGTTGCTTTCCCCTGTTGTTCTTTCGCCGTTGGCTTTAGATCCTCTCATTCTTTCTCCTGGAGCCCTGACAGCTTTTGTTCTGTCACCTTTTGTTCTGTCACCTTTCATCCTCTCCCCAGTCGCTCTGGCACCGCTTATTCTCTCTCCTTTTTGTTTGTCTCCTTTCATTCTTATTCCCAACGTGCTGTCTCCGTTGATCTTGTCTCCGTTCGTTCTTTCCCCCCTAATACTTTCGCCGGTAGCCGTCTCGGCTTTCGTGCTCAGCCCTTATGCGTTGTCTCCTGTAATAGCTTCACCCGGCAAATTCTTTGCCGCTGTGCTCTCACCTACCTGGCTCAGCTGA
- a CDS encoding hypothetical protein (NECATOR_CHRII.G7035.T1), with product MRKLLVFCTAIAHLCSSEPLSISEQMKFPWMENLVHLPFPEENNTTEVTQMLAKYPSTLRPFINATAIIVSRSRENRIEDEVITDEDVADVNDDDEAHKVNTARYDGKTTTITISTEAGTELYQHWLDQAVSGLMAAVATKKLENAPDYLKTAHQTCAKGAKTVQAHAKCVVVLLDAELKYQKWNAKFGMAKRIGRVHNGFGYGAKNSKRWIKKVVKKPTRPFERERFQPHRKNMGLHQIPLLENGQSKDNPSDKMHSLSKEYFPTENGWVGAFKLRAKRSVDQTSSKLGGKVERVSPEQRSSYNLLQEEQLSPLALLAKKLIHTVRTFKNKGKEYKSWQKIVAEIKEEGEKLKKKKKVKKMLEQRFDLFKRTLGDEGIDKSLMKKMDFLGNDDEDEMETIMLKAKEQEKVMSVDEKMMQMPVKIIREGLKLGMALSGRNVSNFDNKNLRLISPRLLSLVPENIDEDTMNLLSPSLFSLHNEGRGLEDDLSLARAFKYFDEQGHQEWLNFVIEAAGVSDAILKMKDTNDAEGRRQMDEEFRSKDGQPLYFTKENVTEMYGPSERKKIEVFEELQRSLSPEQILTMNTTGYATMSPQQLDMVYGPSSPFKDPSAIERLEHLSASEIHQAVEQTIRGVADQTIHFKAQRKKDIVLTPLVLQNVIRNPALLSQPLVLSPVLFVSAIYSPAIFGAVILSPWAFVPILVSPRILSPVVLSPLLLSPVVLSPLALDPLILSPGALTAFVLSPFVLSPFILSPVALAPLILSPFCLSPFILIPNVLSPLILSPFVLSPLILSPVAVSAFVLSPYALSPVIASPGKFFAAVLSPTWLS from the exons ATGAGAAAACTTCTGGTATTTTGCACAG CGATTGCCCACCTATGCAGTTCTGAACCTTTGAGTATTAGTGAGCAGATGAAGTTTCCTTGGATGGAAAATCTCGTTCATTTGCCTTTTCCggaagaaaataatacaaCTGAGGTGACACAAATGCTAGCGAAGTACCCTTCTACGCTACGACCCTTCATTAATGCGACAGCAATCATTGTATCAAGGAGCAGAGAGAACAGGATAGAG GATGAAGTTATAACGGACGAGGATGTGGCGGACgtcaacgacgacgacgaagcTCATAAAGTGAATACCGCGCGCTATGATGGAAAGACAACCACAATAACTATTTCCACTGAAGCTGGAACTGAGCTCTACCAACACTGGTTGGATCAGGCCGTCTCTGGACTCATGGCAGCGGTTGCAACTAAAAA gCTTGAAAACGCTCCCGATTATCTAAAAACAGCTCATCAAACATGTGCTAAAGGTGCGAAAACTGTGCAGGCCCACGCAAAGTGTGTTGTGGTTCTTCTCGATGCTGAACTTAAGTACCAAAAATGGAACGCTAAGTTTGGAATGGCAAAACGGATAG GTCGAGTGCATAATGGATTTGGCTATGGAGCCAAGAATTCAAAGCGATGGATTAAAAAAGTCGTGAAGAAACCTACACGACcttttgaaagagaaagattTCAACCACATCGAAAAAACATGGGTCTTCATCAGATTCCACTGCTTGAAAATGGGCAAAGCAAGGATAACCCATCTGATAAG ATGCACAGCCTGTCGAAGGAGTACTTCCCAACTGAGAACGGCTGGGTGGGTGCATTCAAGTTGCGAGCGAAACGATCTGTGGATCAGACGTCGTCGAAGCTGGGAGGAAAAGTTGAGCGGGTTAGCCCAGAGCAAAGGAGCAGCTACAACCTGCTGCAAg AAGAACAACTCTCTCCACTTGCATTGCTGGCGAAGAAGTTGATCCACACTGTTCGAACCTTTAAGAATAAAGGCAAAGAGTACAAGAG TTGGCAGAAAATAGTGGCCGAGATCAAGGAAGAAGGGGagaaactgaagaagaaaaagaaagttaagAAAATGCTAGAACAAAGATTCGATCTTTTCAAGAGGACGCTGGGTGATGAGGGCATCGATAAGAGTTTGATGAAA AAGATGGATTTTCTGGGGAACGATGACGAAGACGAGATGGAAACGATTATGCTAAAAGCAAAAGAGCAAGAGAAAGTAATGAGTGTCGACGAGAAAATGATGCAGATGCCAGTCAAGATCATTCGAGAAG GGTTGAAATTGGGCATGGCATTATCAGGGCGTAACGTCTCAAATTTCGATAACAAGAACCTTAGGCTGATTTCTCCTCGGCTCCTTTCGCTTGTCCCTGAAAACATAGATGAAGACACG ATGAACCTGCTTTCTCCATCGCTTTTCTCACTGCACAACGAAGGCAGAGGTCTGGAAGATGACCTCAGTTTAGCGAGAGcgttcaaatattttgacGAACAAGGACACCAGGAATGGTTGAACTTTGTTATTGAAGCTGCTGGAGTTTCCGATGCCATACTAAAAATGAAG GACACCAACGATGCGGAGGGAAGAAGACAAATGGATGAGGAGTTCCGGAGTAAGGACGGACAACCACTATATTTTACAAAGGAGAATGTGACAGAAATGTACGGTCCCAGTGAACGGAAGAAGATTGAAGTTTTTGAGGAATTGCAGCGTTCCCTTTCGCCAGAGCAG atCCTCACAATGAACACCACTGGATATGCTACGATGAGCCCACAACAACTGGATATGGTTTACGGTCCTAGCTCTCCTTTTAAAGATCCATCCGCAATTGAACGTCTTGAGCACTTATCCGCTTCTGAAATTCACCAAGCAGTGGAGCAAACGATCAGAGGCGTGGCGGATCAGACGATTCATTTCAAGGCACAGCGAAAGAAAGACATTGTACTAACGCCTCTGGTGCTTCAGAATGTGATTCGCAATCCCGCCCTTCTTTCCCAGCCCCTCGTCCTCTCGCCGGTGCTTTTTGTCAGTGCCATCTACTCACCTGCTATCTTCGGTGCTGTCATCCTTTCCCCTTGGGCTTTTGTCCCAATCCTCGTCTCACCCCGTATCTTGTCTCCCGTTGTCCTCTCCCCACTGTTGCTTTCCCCTGTTGTTCTTTCGCCGTTGGCTTTAGATCCTCTCATTCTTTCTCCTGGAGCCCTGACAGCTTTTGTTCTGTCACCTTTTGTTCTGTCACCTTTCATCCTCTCCCCAGTCGCTCTGGCACCGCTTATTCTCTCTCCTTTTTGTTTGTCTCCTTTCATTCTTATTCCCAACGTGCTGTCTCCGTTGATCTTGTCTCCGTTCGTTCTTTCCCCCCTAATACTTTCGCCGGTAGCCGTCTCGGCTTTCGTGCTCAGCCCTTATGCGTTGTCTCCTGTAATAGCTTCACCCGGCAAATTCTTTGCCGCTGTGCTCTCACCTACCTGGCTCAGCTGA
- a CDS encoding hypothetical protein (NECATOR_CHRII.G7033.T1): protein MRKLEWDDMEVKVDGRQLHHLRFADDIVLITANISQAERMLTEFDETCGCIGLQLNLQKAMFMQNGWVSDAPLTLNGTNISECTSYVYLGRELNMMNDLTSKLDRRKRAAWAACKSIEDVVKDTRNTRLRAHFSTSQYFLLWPMLQKPGHFARKCGERH, encoded by the coding sequence atgcgaaagttggaatgggacgacatggaagtgaaggttgatggtcggcagctacaccatttgcgcttcgctgatgacatcgtactgataacagctaacatcagccaagcggaacgaatgctgaccgaatttgacgaaacatgtggatgcatcggtcttcagctgaatctacaaaaggcgatgttcatgcagaacggatgggtctcggatgccccactcacgctcaacggaacgaacatatccgaatgcaccagctacgtttatctgggtcgggaactgaacatgatgaacgacctgacctccaaGCTGgacaggaggaaacgagcggcttgggcaGCGtgtaagagcatcgaggatgtagtgaaggaCACCAGGAACAcacggctccgtgctcacttTTCAACATCACAGTATTTCTTGCTTTggcctatgcttcagaaacctgggcacttcgcaagaaaatgcggtgagcgtcattga
- a CDS encoding hypothetical protein (NECATOR_CHRII.G7036.T2): MPSSGSRILAYSLKEERYAFCGERGRTQNLSTETVEKKTTTYPGQAAPGWTREIETINPIRWSSQTVPGQHQLQGSEEGDDAEALARIKILVAEQAKRGFTIMTEEQKALVYGAESPFNSSESLQRLRHVNKHNGDALIEKEIRLVAEAKLWKLRQQDIVGTTLVRSPLLIANAPILSQPVILSPLVLSPSILTPAVLGPVVLGPWVFIPVILSPRLLSPLIVNPLIFSPIILSPLVLHPLILAPGVFNPLILSPLLLSPFILSPQAFTPLILSPFVLNPIILTPGVGTPLILSPFVLSPIILSPQVLFGVILSPYVLSPLVATKLFVSTVVASPSWLS; this comes from the exons ATGCCGTCGTCGGGTTCACGTATCCTCGCGTACTCCCTCAAGGAAGAGCGTTATGCTTTCTGTGGCGAGAGGGGAAGAACCCAGAACCTCTCAACAGAGACTGTGGAAAA GAAGACCACTACGTATCCGGGTCAAGCAGCTCCTGGATGGACTCGCGAAATCGAAACCATCAACCCCATTAGGTggtcatcgcagacagtgccAGGACAACACCAACTTCAAG gctctgaagaaggcgacgatgCCGAagcgttagccagaataaagatcttG GTGGCGGAGCAGGCTAAGCGCGGCTTCACAATCATGACTGAAGAGCAAAAAGCGCTTGTCTATGGTGCAGAATCTCCATTCAACAGTTCTGAGTCACTGCAACGACTGCGACATGTCAACAAGCACAACGGTGACGCACTGATCGAGAAAGAGATCCGTCTCGTTGCAGAG GCAAAGCTATGGAAACTGCGCCAGCAGGATATTGTGGGAACAACGCTGGTTCGCAGCCCCTTGCTGATAGCCAATGCTCCGATCCTCTCACAACCTGTCATACTTTCACCATTGGTGCTGTCACCTTCGATTCTCACTCCTGCCGTTCTGGGTCCAGTGGTGTTGGGACCATGG GTATTCATTCCCGTCATTCTATCACCTCGTCTGCTCTCGCCGCTTATCGTAAATCCTTTGATCTTCTCGCCGATCATTCTCTCCCCTCTCGTTTTGCATCCGCTCATATTAGCACCAGGAGTGTTCAACCCGCTCATTCTCTCACCGTTGCTGCTCTCTCCGTTTATACTATCGCCACAG GCGTTCACTCCTCTCATCCTGAGTCCTTTCGTGCTGAATCCGATCATCCTTACTCCGGGCGTTGGAACACCACTCATTCTATCCCCATTCGTGCTTTCCCCGATCATTCTATCCCCTCAAGTGCTTTTTGGAGTGATACTCTCTCCTTATGTATTGTCACCTCTGGTTGCTACAAAGCTTTTCGTGAGTACTGTGGTTGCCTCCCCTAGTTGGTTAAGCTGA
- a CDS encoding hypothetical protein (NECATOR_CHRII.G7034.T1) → MRRCGPTPVLTIFVPYAPTSSYEGDVEAFYMDLEKSYREDHTFYKDLFVTLAGFWEDSAVDGEYDRLVEHLHDCTKKTESFKTTKERLSLETLELIRQRGAARAAGNQELTSELARLCREAIKEDLKERRAQVLAETAVAGKSIRYARRDFASGKTRMTALRNPKETATALRRGMGKIIYDFYSDLFDKHVYLPPHHLREDGHVIP, encoded by the exons ATGAGAAggtgtggtccaacaccagttttgactatcttcgtcccttacgctccaacatcaagctacgaaggagatgtcgaagctttctatatggacctagagaAGTCCTACAGAGAAGACCAcactttctacaag GATCTTTTCGtaacgctagccggcttttgggaagattccgcagtGGACGGGGAATACgatcggctcgttgaacatcttcatgactgcacgaagaagactgagagttttaaaaccaccaaggaacgcctgtctcttgaaactcttgagctgatacgccagcgtggagcagcacgagccgcagggaaccaagaactcacgtccgagctcgcaaggctttgcagagaggcgataaaggaagaccttaaagagagaagagcacaAGTGTTGGCTGAAACTGCAgtggcggggaaaagcatccgctatgcccgtcgagacttcgccagtggcaagacgaggatgactgctctccggaacccaaaggaaACAGCCACTGCATTGAGAAGGGGGATGGGGAAAATCATCTatgacttctactctgatctcttcgacaaaCATGTCTACTTGCCTCCTCATCATCttagggaagacggacatgttaTTCCatag
- a CDS encoding hypothetical protein (NECATOR_CHRII.G7036.T1), translating to MPSSGSRILAYSLKEERYAFCGERGRTQNLSTETVEKKTELKTERLRFESVRKLKKENEAIAATVSKFPVCGRVAIQARVAEQAKRGFTIMTEEQKALVYGAESPFNSSESLQRLRHVNKHNGDALIEKEIRLVAEAKLWKLRQQDIVGTTLVRSPLLIANAPILSQPVILSPLVLSPSILTPAVLGPVVLGPWVFIPVILSPRLLSPLIVNPLIFSPIILSPLVLHPLILAPGVFNPLILSPLLLSPFILSPQAFTPLILSPFVLNPIILTPGVGTPLILSPFVLSPIILSPQVLFGVILSPYVLSPLVATKLFVSTVVASPSWLS from the exons ATGCCGTCGTCGGGTTCACGTATCCTCGCGTACTCCCTCAAGGAAGAGCGTTATGCTTTCTGTGGCGAGAGGGGAAGAACCCAGAACCTCTCAACAGAGACTGTGGAAAA GAAAACGGAATTGAAAACCGAACGTCTAAGATTTGAAAGTGTTCGTAAATTAAAGAAAGAGAACGAAGCGATCGCAGCTactgtttcaaaatttcctgtTTGCGGTAGAGTTGCTATACAAGCGAGG GTGGCGGAGCAGGCTAAGCGCGGCTTCACAATCATGACTGAAGAGCAAAAAGCGCTTGTCTATGGTGCAGAATCTCCATTCAACAGTTCTGAGTCACTGCAACGACTGCGACATGTCAACAAGCACAACGGTGACGCACTGATCGAGAAAGAGATCCGTCTCGTTGCAGAG GCAAAGCTATGGAAACTGCGCCAGCAGGATATTGTGGGAACAACGCTGGTTCGCAGCCCCTTGCTGATAGCCAATGCTCCGATCCTCTCACAACCTGTCATACTTTCACCATTGGTGCTGTCACCTTCGATTCTCACTCCTGCCGTTCTGGGTCCAGTGGTGTTGGGACCATGG GTATTCATTCCCGTCATTCTATCACCTCGTCTGCTCTCGCCGCTTATCGTAAATCCTTTGATCTTCTCGCCGATCATTCTCTCCCCTCTCGTTTTGCATCCGCTCATATTAGCACCAGGAGTGTTCAACCCGCTCATTCTCTCACCGTTGCTGCTCTCTCCGTTTATACTATCGCCACAG GCGTTCACTCCTCTCATCCTGAGTCCTTTCGTGCTGAATCCGATCATCCTTACTCCGGGCGTTGGAACACCACTCATTCTATCCCCATTCGTGCTTTCCCCGATCATTCTATCCCCTCAAGTGCTTTTTGGAGTGATACTCTCTCCTTATGTATTGTCACCTCTGGTTGCTACAAAGCTTTTCGTGAGTACTGTGGTTGCCTCCCCTAGTTGGTTAAGCTGA